GAAGCAACCCTATCAAAACTCGGTAATGAAACCTTTGATCTGGCCATCATCGGCGGAGGCATCACGGGAGCCGGGATTGCCCTCGATGCAGCCTCCAGAGGCATGAAAGTGGCCCTCGTGGAACAGAAGGATTTCGCCAACGGCACCAGCAGTAAATCCACCAAACTCATCCATGGCGGACTGCGGTATCTCAAAAACCTTGAGATCGGCCTGGTCAGGGAAGTAGGCCATGAAAGGGCTGTAGTCCACCAGATAGCTCCACACATGGTCATCCCTCAGAAAATGTTGCTCCCTTTTTACAAAAAAGGTACTTTCGGTCCGATGGCCACTTCCATCGCCCTTTGGGTTTATGACCGACTGGCCAAGGTGCACGACCGGGACCGCCGCAAAATGCTGAGCCGTCAACAAACCCTTGATAAGGAGCCCTTACTGAAGCAGGACGGACTTAAAGGTTCCGGCTACTACGCTGAATACCGCGCCGATGACGCCCGGCTTACCATTGAAAATATTAAGTCCGCAGTAGATCACGGCGCTATCTGCCTCAATTATGTGTCGGCTGAAAAATTCCTTTATGGGGCTAATGAAAAGATCTCGGGCATGATCTGCAGGGACGTTTTAGCCGATGAAACTTTTGAACTTAAAGCCACTTTTGTTGTCAATGCCACGGGCCCATGGACGGATAAACTTCGTAAAAAAGACGATGGCAGTGCACATGATAAATTATTCCTCTCCAAAGGCGTGCATATTGTGATCGCCAAAGAAAAATTACCCCTCAGGCAGGCAGTTTATTTTGATGTCCCGGACGGAAGGATGATTTTCGCCATTCCACATCACCGGGCCACCTATATCGGCACTACAGACACAAAATATACCGGTGATATCGAGCATGTGAAAGTCACCCGGGAGGATGCGCTTTATCTTTTGGACGCTACCAATAATATGTTCCCCGGCCTCGACCTCAAAACGGAGGACATAGAATCCAGCTGGGCGGGATTGCGGCCTCTCATTTACAAAGGAGGGAAATCGGCGGGGGAATTATCACGCAAGGATGAAATTTTCATTTCCAAACATGACCTCATCACCATCACCGGTGGAAAACTGACCGGCTACCGAAAAATGGCCCAAGATGTGGTGGACCTGGTCGCCCGACGTTTTGAGCATGACCATCAAAAGACATTCAGGGAAGTAAAAACCAAGGACATTGTCCTAAATGGTGGCCCTTTTAATGAGCAGCTGAAGCTGGAGGATTATAAAAAGACCTTGACCGAAAGGCTCAAAGCCGCGGGGCTGGAAGGGCATTGGCCGGATTATATGCTGGAGAACTACGGCCGTCAAAGCGATGCCATTCTGGAAAAGATTCCCTATTATGACCGGAATACTCCGGAAGAAGCCCTGATCCGCGGGGAAGTCTGGTTTGCCGTCATTCACGAACTTGCCCAAACGCCTGTTGATTTTTTCGGACATCGCACCGGGCGGTTGTTTTATGATTTACCGGGAATTGAGACGGTGAAAAATGTAGCCCTGGAGGATTTTGAAACCTACTTTGACTGGGAGGAAGAAGAATTGAAAAATGCAGCACTGGAGCTGGATCGGGCCATTCAATCGATGACCGACTTTGGAGAAAAGGATCTTTGAGCATCGTGGCAAATAGTTTCAGCTCACCCCGATGGAACACGGATGGAACGAATTTTCCGGATTTTAACGGGTTTTGTTTTTATGAGAATGCCCTGCTTGCGCCTTAAACCGACCTATCGGCATACTACAAGTATTCACCGTCAACCAAAGCGACATGCTTCATCAATCAGGAGTTTGTCATATTTATCAATTGGTTTCTTTCCATTTGCGGAACCTTTCATCATCTACCCATTTGCTAAGTTGTTCCATTTCTTCTTTCAGTTTTTCTAAATTTACATTCCTTTTATTCAAACTATTGTAAAAAAGTGCAATAACAACAAAAATACCTGTTCTAGTGTTTAGATCAATTCCATTTGCGGCACAAAAACCCTCTAATTCATTTATACAAATTGAATCTTTCAATACAATGGCAAAGCCTTCGTAAAATATTTCCGGAAATTTATCATAGTTTACAATTGCAGAGTCCCTTGAAGAGTTTTTAAATTGGTATATGATTTCTTTGTCAACTACAACATCTTCCAATTTACTATAAAATGAATCTAAAGGGATAGTTGTTTTTTTACATAAAAAGCTTATCAGTACTAGAAAAAAAATGATTAACTTCTTCATCCCAGCTTATTAGTTATTTTAATCTAAAGGTATTGCTTTCTTGTTTTTAGCTAATTCTTGAGTCCCCTCGATAGCCAAAGCATGCCCCAAAAAACAAATAAGTCCATGGTCGCTATTTTTTCTAAGGGATGGTTCAAAAATAAATTGAACTATTTTGGGGCAGACTCCTCTTGATGGTTGGGGCTAGCGTGGGCAATTGTTCAGTTTATTTTTACCGCGTTACTAAGACCACATACGCTCTTCACAATACCCAACAAAAAACCATGGCTTTGTAGAGTGTTCAATTAAATGCGCATCAGCGTCTATTAATCAATAACAACTTAACCTTGAACCTTGAACAGTTGTCATTCCCTCCTCTCTTTCCATCCTCTCACCAGCATAATGACCCGGTTATAATTTTTGATGCCCTCATCAATGCCCTGAGCTTTTAGATAAGAGTCATACGCATAATACCTGAGTTTTGGCATGATATCGGGATACGCTAACAGGTTTTCATTGATGGCATCGAGATCGGCGATGATGCCCGGTGGCAACGTTTCACGAAAGGCGAAATATTTGTCACGGTCGTAGGCAATGTTGTTGGCCGCCAACGTGCGCCAATAGGCCAGTCTGCCCATATAGGCAATGGCGGGATCAGCCGAACGGGAGCAGGCCCACCAGGCTAAAAAATTACAGGTTCCTTCATCGCCAAATCCGTAGCCGTGTCCCATTTCGTGGGTAATGACGTAGGGCCATTGCAAGGGGTGAAGCCCTCCATCGACCTGGCCTTGCCCGGTGTAGGGAAAATACAACCCGGAAGAACTGAAACGCAGGAAGATGCCTTTGGGATAGATAAAAGGCGCCCTTACCGTCCCGGTCGCCGGCAACTGTTCACGGTGTAATGCCCCGACGAGGTTGGTACGCAAATGGTCCTCCAGGTTCGGAGGCAGGAAATCGGCGGTCAGGGCGCTATCTGTTACCCCCGGTATCATCTTTCTCAGGCGTATGATCTCAGCGGTCTCCTCTTGAAGTTCCTCCCAAAGGGCTTCTTTACTAACTGGTTTAACGGTAATGCCAAGACTATCCTCCAGGGGCACGCGTCCGTAATTGAATCCCCACATCAGCAGGAATAAAAAAATGCCGCCAAAAACAAATGCGGCCAAGGAAGAGAAAGCAGAAATGGCCTTTTTCCCTCGCGGAGCACTCCATTTCCAAAAGTCGCGAAAAGTTTTGATGCCCCACCAAATCATCAGGGGCACAAATAAATACAACAAAGGAAAAGGCAACCAGCCGAAAATACCATCAATAACCCATCGGACGATTTTGAAAAAGCCCCGGCTATAATACTGTTCTATCCATCCAGGACTCAGAAAGGTTTTCAATCCCATAGATACCAGGCCCAAACAGATCCAAACTATTTTTTTTGCTGTCATATGTCTAAGATAGGACATTTTATCCGCTATTATCCCTATATTTGTAAACCAAATAAAAATTGAAGTGTTTAGTCAGAGTTATCACAATATTCATTAAAATAAAAAACTAATTGATAATGGCTTTTGAATTCACTGATGCGAACTTTCAGGAAACCGCAATTGATAAAGGAGGCGTTGTGCTCATCGACTTTTGGGCTGCATGGTGCGGACCTTGTCGTATGATCGCTCCTATCGTAGAAGAATTGGCTGAAGAGTACGAAGGAAAAGTACTCATTGGCAAAGTTGACGTAGACCAAAATCCTGAGGTTGCCATGAAATACGGCATTCGCAGCATTCCGACGCTCCTCGTTTTAAAAAACGGAGAGGTAGTGGATAAACATATAGGCACGGCTTCCAAGCAGGTGCTCGCTGGAAAATTGGAATCACAATTCTAAAAATATTTTTTAGCTTGACAGGAAAAGCCCTTATCTTGGTATCCGGGATAAGGGCTTTGGTGTTTTTTGATGAAATGTAAAATAATAAACTTTAAATTTTAAAGTTCAAATTACGTAAGGGATGGTTCAAAAATAAATTTACATTTTTCTGCGTTGACTCCACTTTAGGGCAGGGGCAGAGGTATGGCAAAAGTGTAAATTTATTTTTACCGCGTTACGTAAGCCCGAAAAAAATAAATTACATGAGTTTACTGGATAACATTAAAGTACGCAGTTTCAGCAACCTGGAATTACTGGCACGCCAGGTGGTGGAAGGATTCATCATCGGGTTGCATAAAAGCCCTTTCCATGGTTTTTCCGTGGAATTTGCGGAACACAGGTTGTACAACCAGGGAGAATCGACCAGGAATATCGACTGGAAGGTGTATGCCCGTACCGATAAATTATTCAGCAAGCGCTTTGAAGAAGAAACCAACCTGAGATGCCAGATCGTGATCGATGTATCTTCTTCCATGTATTTCCCCGATCCGGATGAAAGCCCGGAAAGCGGCAACAACAAGATCAGTTTTTCGGCTCTGGCCGCCGCCGCTTTGATGAATTTACTCAAAAAACAAAGAGATGCTTTCGGGCTCAGCTTTTTCGATGATGAGGTGCACCTGCATACTCGTTGTAAGGTCAATACAAAACACTACAGGTTATTGTTGAGTTATCTCGAAAAACAACTCGATGACAAAACGCTGAATAAAGGCACTTCGGCAGCCAATGCCCTTCACCAGATTGCCGATAGCATTCATAAACGCTCACTCATCGTCATCTTCAGCGATATGTTTGAACAGACGCAGGATACCGATAAATTGTTTGCCGCACTGCAACATCTAAGACACGCAAAACACGAGGTGGTTCTTTTTCATGTGGTCGATAAGGCCAAGGAACTGGATTTTGACTTTGAAAACCGCCCCTACGAATTTATCGACATGGAGAGCGGTGAGCGCGTAAAACTCCAACCCAACCAGGTGAAGGAAAACTACCTGACACAAATCGGAGCGTTTAAAGAGCAACTAAAACTCAAATGCCTCCAATATCATATTGATTTCGTCGAGGCGGATATCAACCAGGGATTTCGACCCATTTTACAGGCCTATCTGGTAAAAAGAAGCCGTATGGGAGCTTAACAAAAGGAAAAATTAAAATTTTAAAGGCAAAATTTAAGGAATTTTATGATCAAAATAAAAGACTTGCCAACAGATCCCCCGGTGGATTTAAGCAAAAAAGACATACAGGCAGAAACCAAAGCCCTCACCAAAAGACTGGCTGAATTACAATATTTGCTCGCTGCAGAGAAAAAGCATTCCGTTTTGGTCATTCTCCAGGGCATGGATGGAAGCGGTAAGGATGGAGCCGCTACCAAGGTATTCAAATATTGCCAACCTTCAGGCATCCATACTTACTCCTTCAAAAAACCTTCGGAAGAAGAATTTGCCCATGATTTCCTTTGGCGTGTACACAAACAGGCTCCTGAAAAAGGAATCATCAAGATTTTTAACCGTTCTCATTACGAGGATATTCTCATCCAGCGCGTGCATAAATGGATCACAGAAGAAAAGGTTGAAAAGCGGATGATAGCCATCAATGCTTTCGAGGAATTACTGGCTTTTGACAACAATACCCTCATCCTCAAATTTTTTCTGAATATTTCTTACGAACAGCAGGAAATTGAACTCCAGCAACGCATTGATGATCCCACCAAACAATGGAAACACAATGACAATGACTGGAAAGAAAGGGAGCAATGGGAGGAATATATGACTTGTTATCAATATATTCTCAATGAAAGCACCTTACCATGGACCATTGTTCCTGTCGATTCACGGTGGTACCGTGATTATATCATTGCCAAAAAAATGGTTGAATCCCTGGAAGCGCTCAATATGCAGTTTCCCGTTTTGAAAAGGTAATCATGTTGACAAAAGTAAGAATAGACAAATGGTTATGGAGCGTCCGGATCTTTAAATCCCGGACATTGTCCTCTGATGCCTGTAAATCCGGCAAAGTCAAAATCGGCGGCAAAAACGTTAAACCCTCTTATATGGTAGAGTTGGGCGAAGAGGTTTACGTCTTAAAAGATGGCTTCAACCTGCATTTCAAAATTCTCGAACTTCTTCAAAAAAGAGTCGGTGCACCTATCGCACAAACATGTTACGAAAATCTGACTTCTGAAGAGGAAATGAACAAGTACAAAGAATGGTTTGTCGGCAAAGGCGTAAGCGAACAAAGGGAAAAAGGCGCCGGGCGTCCGACCAAAAAGGAAAGACGCGAGATCGACGACTTTAAGGGGGATGTTTTCGATTTTTGAGTTGCTCATCCGGAGTTCCTTAAGCCTTTACCCTCCGAACCAGGGTGCAGTTCTAAAATGCACCTAAAGTAAAAATCCTTTGAGCCGCACCAGCCAAAATTTTCCCTTTTTCCCAACAAAAAAATTTAAGCCCTTCTTTAGTATTCCGTAATTAACCTCTTACATTGCAGGGCATTCTAATTGTTTTTGTTGCGCTAATTTTTTAGAAAATGCCGAAATCAGGAAAATTTGGAACTTTTGGGGGAGTTTTCACCCCTTCACTTTTGACCATTCTGGGGGTCATCATGTATTTGAGGATCGGATGGGTAGTCGGGAATGCCGGCACCCTCACTACGGTCATCCTGATTATTTTGATGGCACATGTCGTTTCTATAACCACAGGGCTCAGTGTTTCTTCCATAGCCACGGATAAAAAAATCCAGGCTGGAGGGATTTACTATATGTTGTCCAGAAGTTTGGGGTTCCCGATTGGCG
This sequence is a window from Lewinellaceae bacterium. Protein-coding genes within it:
- a CDS encoding DUF3810 domain-containing protein; translation: MSYLRHMTAKKIVWICLGLVSMGLKTFLSPGWIEQYYSRGFFKIVRWVIDGIFGWLPFPLLYLFVPLMIWWGIKTFRDFWKWSAPRGKKAISAFSSLAAFVFGGIFLFLLMWGFNYGRVPLEDSLGITVKPVSKEALWEELQEETAEIIRLRKMIPGVTDSALTADFLPPNLEDHLRTNLVGALHREQLPATGTVRAPFIYPKGIFLRFSSSGLYFPYTGQGQVDGGLHPLQWPYVITHEMGHGYGFGDEGTCNFLAWWACSRSADPAIAYMGRLAYWRTLAANNIAYDRDKYFAFRETLPPGIIADLDAINENLLAYPDIMPKLRYYAYDSYLKAQGIDEGIKNYNRVIMLVRGWKERRE
- a CDS encoding polyphosphate kinase gives rise to the protein MIKIKDLPTDPPVDLSKKDIQAETKALTKRLAELQYLLAAEKKHSVLVILQGMDGSGKDGAATKVFKYCQPSGIHTYSFKKPSEEEFAHDFLWRVHKQAPEKGIIKIFNRSHYEDILIQRVHKWITEEKVEKRMIAINAFEELLAFDNNTLILKFFLNISYEQQEIELQQRIDDPTKQWKHNDNDWKEREQWEEYMTCYQYILNESTLPWTIVPVDSRWYRDYIIAKKMVESLEALNMQFPVLKR
- the trxA gene encoding thioredoxin, giving the protein MAFEFTDANFQETAIDKGGVVLIDFWAAWCGPCRMIAPIVEELAEEYEGKVLIGKVDVDQNPEVAMKYGIRSIPTLLVLKNGEVVDKHIGTASKQVLAGKLESQF
- a CDS encoding RNA-binding S4 domain-containing protein; the encoded protein is MLTKVRIDKWLWSVRIFKSRTLSSDACKSGKVKIGGKNVKPSYMVELGEEVYVLKDGFNLHFKILELLQKRVGAPIAQTCYENLTSEEEMNKYKEWFVGKGVSEQREKGAGRPTKKERREIDDFKGDVFDF
- a CDS encoding FAD-dependent oxidoreductase produces the protein MNTRSALNREATLSKLGNETFDLAIIGGGITGAGIALDAASRGMKVALVEQKDFANGTSSKSTKLIHGGLRYLKNLEIGLVREVGHERAVVHQIAPHMVIPQKMLLPFYKKGTFGPMATSIALWVYDRLAKVHDRDRRKMLSRQQTLDKEPLLKQDGLKGSGYYAEYRADDARLTIENIKSAVDHGAICLNYVSAEKFLYGANEKISGMICRDVLADETFELKATFVVNATGPWTDKLRKKDDGSAHDKLFLSKGVHIVIAKEKLPLRQAVYFDVPDGRMIFAIPHHRATYIGTTDTKYTGDIEHVKVTREDALYLLDATNNMFPGLDLKTEDIESSWAGLRPLIYKGGKSAGELSRKDEIFISKHDLITITGGKLTGYRKMAQDVVDLVARRFEHDHQKTFREVKTKDIVLNGGPFNEQLKLEDYKKTLTERLKAAGLEGHWPDYMLENYGRQSDAILEKIPYYDRNTPEEALIRGEVWFAVIHELAQTPVDFFGHRTGRLFYDLPGIETVKNVALEDFETYFDWEEEELKNAALELDRAIQSMTDFGEKDL
- a CDS encoding DUF58 domain-containing protein — translated: MSLLDNIKVRSFSNLELLARQVVEGFIIGLHKSPFHGFSVEFAEHRLYNQGESTRNIDWKVYARTDKLFSKRFEEETNLRCQIVIDVSSSMYFPDPDESPESGNNKISFSALAAAALMNLLKKQRDAFGLSFFDDEVHLHTRCKVNTKHYRLLLSYLEKQLDDKTLNKGTSAANALHQIADSIHKRSLIVIFSDMFEQTQDTDKLFAALQHLRHAKHEVVLFHVVDKAKELDFDFENRPYEFIDMESGERVKLQPNQVKENYLTQIGAFKEQLKLKCLQYHIDFVEADINQGFRPILQAYLVKRSRMGA